The following proteins are encoded in a genomic region of Catharus ustulatus isolate bCatUst1 chromosome 4, bCatUst1.pri.v2, whole genome shotgun sequence:
- the GRAP2 gene encoding GRB2-related adapter protein 2, which translates to MEAIARFDFTASGEDELSFQAGDMLKILSSQEEWYKAELRSHEGYVPKNFIDFHVPPWFDEKISRHEAENLLMSKGVGCFIVRASQNSHGDFSISVRHEDDVQHFKVMRDSKGSYYLWTEKFHSLNKLVDYYKTTSISRQKQIFLRDNSQEEQERRGGSLERIGREGFHMGGAAGEDHSSISKRYAEHPVPILQQQQERHGGSLDRKDMMHRLRDHGQGSAGAMQRRHTDPLHQQTPRTLWVRALYDFDAMEHDELGFRSGDILEVLDSSNPSWWKGRLRGELGLFPANYVTPVLL; encoded by the exons ATTTTGAGCTCCCAGGAGGAGTGGTACAAGGCTGAGCTCAGAAGTCACGAGGGCTACGTTCCGAAGAATTTCATTGATTTCCACGTTCCCCC CTGGTTTGATGAGAAGATATCCCGCCACGAAGCAGAGAACCTTCTCATGAGCAAAGGAGTTGGCTGCTTCATCGTCCGGGCCAGTCAGAACTCTCATGGTGACTTTTCCATCTCTGTCAG GCATGAAGATGATGTGCAACACTTCAAAGTGATGAGGGATTCAAAGGGTAGCTATTACTTGTGGACAGAGAAATTCCACTCGCTAAACAAGCTGGTGGACTACTACAAGACAACTTCCATCTCCAGGCAGAAGCAGATCTTCCTAAGGGACAACAGCCAAGAAGAACAG GAGAGGCGGGGTGGGAGCCTGGAACGGATAGGTCGGGAAGGATTCCACatgggaggagcagctggagaagatCATTCTTCTATATCCAAGAGATATGCAGAGCATCCTGTTCCCATACTGCAGCAGCAACAG gAAAGACATGGTGGGAGCCTGGACAGGAAAGACATGATGCACAGGCTAAGGGATCATGGCCAAGGAAGTGCAGGAGCTATGCAACGGAGACACACAGACCCACTGCACCAGCAGACACCA CGAACGCTGTGGGTGCGTGCCTTGTACGACTTCGATGCCATGGAGCACGACGAGCTGGGCTTCCGCAGCGGAGACATCTTAGAGGTCCTGGACAGCTCCAACCCCTCGTGGTGGAAAGGACGCCTGCgtggggagctggggctctTCCCTGCCAACTACGTcacaccagtgctgctgtga